A segment of the Salminus brasiliensis chromosome 5, fSalBra1.hap2, whole genome shotgun sequence genome:
cagcaaaacaggcccaatgagacataaagaatcagcacaacaggcccaatgagactaggatgcacctatcagatattaggatcggatatttGTCCAGATATTAACAATGCTCGCtcccctttggtctcactgacttaatatttcagaataaaagccagagaACACTGATAAATTCATgatcatcaataaacacaactaatcatcacaATGACTGCTTTTTCACCTAAAATCATCTGTtgagagtcatatctcatatgaagacatattagaatagcctatCTTTTGAAAACAACAAAATCTGGTATGTGTGTCtgataaaaataatatgtaattGTAGTGCAAacactgtgccaaggtcctgcacaattgtttcttattttagtgacaaataaatagtaatttaatgcatttacatttgtgtgttaatttgttgtattttattttacaaagttagtgaggtcaatccACATCAgtcctgatgctttaagtctctccTACATGGTggggtatacggtttattaatttaacaatgGTTTCGGATCAGTATTGCCTATCTATCGTTAAGTGTATGCATTGGtctaggaactgaaaaaggttggtgcatccctaaatataacatataggaacagaagatcacagcactgttgtggtgtgtttttgacTTCACTAGTTaacagaatatgcctacattgataaatccccatatgtttcaccctaattggtgaatgtttaaatTCAAGTCCTCTGGAGAGAcaatattatagaataggctaatggacatttacaccacatgcTGCAACAGCAAAACAATCAGCTTTCTGataaattaatctagtctatcagattatcctacctgtagttttactgctggaagcactttctaataaattcatctagtccaggaggagaccaatgagatgagattgtcagtgttgtttatgtcgtaatatttcacataatattgacacattgacCAAAATAacagaatcttaaaaaaaactttgtcaaTATATCACTgtgaaacacatcaaatactgtcaataatgcacttCAACATGTAGAATATAAGGTAAAGCAAAacataataaagtaaaaacaatcatttatttttaaaataatataacaaccattaaagcagatggaaaattacttactgataagtaaggtaaataaatcgagcctaaaatgacagccaatagcttgttgccaaggtctggtctgcttcagagtcggccaatcagcgctcaggggggcgtttcctcagctcctctgctagAGACGTGCTGTagatcagagaaagagagaaacgccggagtgaaacaggatggagagttttattaagactttttAACATAAAATCGCTCATAAAGGTGAACTTTGAGAAGTTCGGCTGAAACGACGatttggatttagtctgcatttgattcGGTGAGTGTACTGGGTGAATCTTTTGGTGCCTATTAatgaaaaagagtaaaaagaaaagccgGTAGAGTTGAAGCTAACATGCTGAGCTGCACTGCAGTTTGTTTCAAGGGGTCATGTGCGAGTGGGCAGTGCTAGCCCCCATTTCATGCTGCTGATGAGTGTTTATATTGAAAGAGGGAAGCATAATTGGTGTgtcgcaacagataacacctctacctgccagtgagctaccacgttggagactggggtttgattcccagtctgggtggctatgctgcgctacaccaataagagtccctgggcaagactcctaacactaccttggccctcctctgtaatacaagtaaccttgtaagtcgctctggataagagtgtcagctaaatgccataaatatagaagcactttgtaattctgtaattccatattgtagtccatctgtttctctgcatactttcaccctgttcttcagtggtgaaGACCACCACATGGTGAAGGGTGAGCtattcttagcactgcagtgttaaatgtctGTATGAGTCCAGAACAAATCTGTAGACTGCATGTTTGGTGTGAAAGCAACATTCCTGCAACGTCCTTAAATCTACATGTCCAGATCACTCAGATTTGATGGCTGATTATGAAGTCCTGATGAGCCGCTAGTTAGCATGGCCGAGTGACTGGTGTGCAAAGCCACTGTAGCGTTAGTGGCTTGTGCCGTTTGTTAACAGGCATCAGGCCTGACGGGTGCCATTCGTAAAGTGGTACGTGCCAGTGGATGTCATTTTCGGACGGTGCagtgccacttcctagtgccagatgctgattaggaactgaaccccctttcaaagCGTGCCTCAGCTCcttacctactggataggcttggCTTTGGACCCAGGTTatcttactaaactgagaaatcctgctttgtgaaatgacccccaggagtggctaaatgtttacataggattcaactgatttgttagatgaacagaattactgacacatttgattcattttgttgctcttggcatgcaggtatcccaccaatgcagagtatgttcaGGCTGCCGACGCTTTAATTGTAAAGAGccgtttcctgagggatgttgaggagaatgGTTATGTAAGTTTctggtttttttttataattttattattgttgatcacagaagcGTAGTTGGTGTaacattggtggagagatttgcaGAATTTCTGATAACTTGTGTCTTTGCTGAAGGAATGGAGAGgatgttggagaggatgctacgtctgaggccccatgttaaggtgttgcatgaaaagtacaggacgacacaacctgatttaatgatcgtgaagaaccacatgaagaagacctttgcattggcagcatggagaactagctgagggaatggccATTGAAAACCTCCTGGTTTTCTTAGGGGTAAGTGGAAAAATGTAATGGGAGAAACGgcatagccatcaaatgtgatgtgatgaaccaagtatgtaaaattgtgtttttaataatctgttataagatatttatggctattctaggttttttactctttgctactgccttcatcactgcactttattacaacatcataatgagtgtattttctgcttttgtcttacagttgtatgatgaggtcgatgccatccatcctctaatggtgtacgtttgtcactgcttcagctgaaacaatgctgggagttttcctctaaaggactcctaggtcctcttcaagagatgctcaccAAAGTGTAAgcatgccatttttgtctctaccagcagacctacagaatacTCTTAAATTCATTGATACTCTTAGATGTGTACAGTTtcaagaaaaggtgcttcagtatgtatctaatattacacataatgatgtttagtattctctttgtgtttgtgtaatgggccatctgcatagtaaagtgattccattgttttggaaaatcttacttactaaacaaagacacactgtgggttctgtgtggtaaaatgttgcttctggtttctggtgggtgcttttctttttaataaggctgatcaaAAGGAATAAATTTAACCTTTTCATATGAATTCattgagtatggcatacattttgccatgttagaatgaaatatgatttctttttagctggtataataaatccttttttgctttatttcattgttttgtttgctgttaaaGCCACATTTAATGCTATTGAGTCTGTGAttgaatttgtttatttaaatgattcatAATCATTAAGAGgacattattaatttcttttaatcagtgatgatcatgtatgcttgtgtaactagaactgttagtTTCCAAACTCTGTACAGGCAGCAGACTTATGTGTAGCAGATAGCGGTGTGCTGACACATCCtgttcctctcttcctctttcaccTCCGGCTGAAGATATGCTGGCCGACACCGGTCAAGGCCGATGTGAGGGGGGTGCACTGGGGACGGAATGTGCCCGAACACTGCTAACAGGTAGCAAAAGAGTAAATATGTTATACAGTGATAATTTTGCTTCTGTAGCTTCTAGCTACATAAGGGAGTGGACTGATAATTGTAGCATAACCAAGGTGGGGCTGAGGGTATAAATACTCTGAGAAACTGAAGATTATTTATGCATTGCCTTACTCCAATAAATTTGTTATTCACTTTGATGCAgactcagagactcagcttttcatttctgtcacgGTTTTTCCACCacaacagaaatgatgtgaccttcttttaaagtgtgtgtgtgtgtgtgtgtgtgtgtgtgtgatagggtagaaaaaataaataaataaataaataaataaattagaggAGGGGGTACAAATGAGTTATGATGGGAAATGTTAGTtcaatgaggctctataaaaaTTTTATTAGTTACTGGAAAAAATGCACAAGTTCAGATATAACACCAAAACCCAATGCACATAAGTCACTCAGCTCAGTTTCAATGTTAGAAAAAACTTCAGTGTCAAGTATTCGTGAgatatttaactcaactttcaTCAATATAACAGTCTTCTGAACTTGAAATGAgaaccaacagttttttttctttttgtaataataattaaacgtCATTTCCTGTGTAatattgtgtcaaagtgtcagaCAGTGTGTCTAAATCTTCACTACCTGAGTAGACTAAGGCTTTAGGTGTCTTTTGAGTGTCTGCTtctcttttctgtgtgtgtatctttctctGCGGCTTCCTTTGAGGGTGCTCCCGCTACTGACGTCACTCgcacagtactctgggaagtgtagtctcgggttgGCTCGCCAACTTGGATACAGGAAAATTCGCACAGCAGGAGTTTACACTTAACAGtctatatttacacttaaacaagatgctaatgctgctagcctacagcttggcagctgaaacgaactccTTTAGCCAAGGTAGATATCTCACATTTATTATTGATCTGATAACCgtttaactcccttatcaacactaTCATCTTGAAAATATACCTGCTCACAAAATTGGTGactcagcatcagctctggacatgACTGGTTCAAAGGTTTGAACTGCCTTCTCAGCCTTCTCAAATCCACTTCTCTAACCTGCATCCAGAAACAGAGGACTAGCGAATGTTCACTAATAGATTATCCTATGCAGTTGAACTCATTTCTGGATCACGAAGGCAAGAGGAAAAGATTGACTCTGAAAGAGGGttcagtattgggacacagatGGCAGTAGCCTCAGTCTCAGACTGGTCATCTGGTTGAAAGCACACATTCGCAGTCAGTGAGTGTGATGTTCATGTGATACTGGGATATGTAAGAAAAACGGAGGAGCAGATGTTACTCAGATGATGGCAGTGCAGGATATGATCAGCCTGTCAGCATGAACAGTCCGTCCACACCTACATAGATAAGGGTGTTAAAGCCAGGCTACTGTGCAGAAGCCGCTTGATACAAAGACAAACGACCACCTGAGAGCTCAGCGGTGTGACAATCTCAGGCACTGCTGAGACAGTCTGATTTCTAATGCTTCACCATATTCTCCACAAGTGGGTGAGTGCATGCGTGGCCTACCTGAAGAGAACAGTACAGGCCTGAACGCTTGACCCCTACAGTAAGTGGTCTGGTGGTTCGGTTATGCTGTGGAGGGCATTATGCTGGTCTTCTGTAAATGATAGAACTTAAATCCTATGGCTTTCAAACTCACCAGATTTCAACCTAGTTGAACTTCAGTGGGACTCATGCCTTAGcactctccaccaccatcaATAAAACTGAGGGACTATCTTTTAGAAGAGTGGTATTCAACCCTACAGAGCAGTTCCAGAAACTTGTAGAATCCATATCAAGGCACATTGAAGCTGTTCTGGAAACTTTTGGTGGCTCGACACCTTAGTGAGACACATTATGTTGCTTTTTCTTCCATTCGTCccccatctgtgtgtgtatataatatagagTCATACTGAGTATTGACTTGATTTGTCCGGCCTAAACTACAGGCACCTGAATGGCCAATGATCCTGTGAATAATGTTCATTGAccaacaaagataaaaaaaaaaaaaggtaaaaccAAAAGATAATGCTGCCATCCAGTGCCAGCAATGCACAGTTCACAATCCACAACAGTGGTCAACAAAGCTCCTGAATATCCACCTTCCTACAGACCCACAGGGCTCAGTTGTAGGGTAGATgaagctgatgttaattatgagagaACAGCAGTGTGGGCCTATGTACAGGGTTTAAGTAGTAGGTTGGTGTAGCAGGTATGGTGATATGTCTTTGGTTCACAGTCCTATATTTGAACTTAAATTGACATTTTCTTCCAGTTTTATGTGCTTTGATTAGAagtatttaaaaacaacagcagtacAAATTGATATGAGCCAGTATGACTAGAGTAGCTTAGTGTTTTTTGGTGGATTGGTAGATTAAGGATcagcatgtgtttatttaaccAGTATCATTGTCTTAAAGTTTATAAATGATCTTTTGAGACATTACACCATTAAATCCTTAAGATTTGCAATGCTGAGATTAGTTCATGTTAATTGATATTTCTAGGAAGTTAGGAGCATGTGCTAATATCACACTATCAGCTCCTCTCTATCACCAAAAGACATATTTTAGCTTGTACTGCTTCTTCTCTTAGCATTAACTTCCTTTTCTCCCTGGCTAACCTGATCCTAGGCTGACTCGCTGCATTGGAACCAACTGTGCTGCAAGATCTGCTGAAAAGTAGGCCTCCTGGATGGTTTGTACTGCAGGCACCAGCTAATGAGATTGCAGCATTCTGTGTAGAGTGATGGGATGGATGAGAGAAAGATGCTTCAGCATGACGtttatcttttcttttcttttaatgatCTCTACATTTCAAAAAGACTACCATGCTAAATACACAGATCTGAACTTCTACATTTGGGGACACCTGGTATGTACTGCGATTCTTCAGCTTTAGTTCTGCATTTTCTTCCAACTACAGATCTAGTTTCTGATTTCTGTCTCTTCCACTTAGATATGTGTctgttttcttcttgtttacCAAGATGCTCCCATTTATCTTACCAGTGGATAGGCCGTCCTCAAAGCACAGAAGTCCCTCGAGGATATCCAGGCCGTTTCTAAAGGGCAGGAATCCACATACCACCCTGAACAGAAGGACTCCTAACGACCACACTGTTGCAGGCCTGGCGTGGTACCTCCGCTTTAGGCCAGTATTCCAAGGTGCCTGAGAACATAACAGAGGAAGAGAAATAAGGAGAGCTGAGCACAGATCTTCATTTCTATCTTCATTTAACAGCTCAAGTGGCTATGGGACATCAGGCTCCTCTGAGGATCCTCATTTTGTAAGCAatgtgtgaagtttgtagtgATTTCAGTGCCCTAAACTCAAACGTACCTGCATAATGAGTATGTCCAGCCTTCCTGACCCAGTCACCACAGCCAAAATCAATGAGCTTTAGCTTCAAGGTGTCCGTGTTGATGAGGAAGTTCTCTGTTTTGATGTCCCGGTGCAGGACACCTCGCTTGTGGCAATTTTTTGCCGCCCCAACTGCctggatcattaagtttctggCCATGTCTTCAGTGATGGAACCTCCGAAGTTGTCAATGAAGGCATCCAAGTCCATGCAGGGGTGAGGACGCTCAAGGATTAGAATGTAGCGCTCAGGCTCATCAAACCAGTCGATGAGCTTTATAATATTGCTAACGGGTGGCTCACTCATCGTCTGCATGAGAGCCACTTCAGCAGGCACGGACTTGGAATCATCAGGCTGCAGGAAAACATTGTGAGATCAGATAATGAGAACTGATCATGTGAAATACAGTTCTGTGTTACTACTAGTATGATTTATGGACAGGTTTTGAAGGTAAACTGGGTTCTAGGTACACTTACACTTTGGACGTATAgatcaccttcctgttttgTGACAAATTTAATGGCCACCTGCACACAAGGATAATACAAGGTATTAGGATTATGGGGACTGAAAAGACAATAGACGAGATAATGAAGTTATGCAGAGACTGAGGTAACAACCTGTAGGAGATCGGTGAGACGTGTTCCCGCGAAGACTGTTCCAAAGCCTCCTTCGCCCAGTTTccttccaaaaatatataaatcatcAAAGGTATCTGTGGAAAATAGTGGTAAACATGAGTATTAGCTCTCTTTAGATCATTTATCATGAGTTTATCTATTAACATCACCTGCTGTGAAGGGGGCAGTGGAATTTACATCATGTAAACTTGGATAATTAAAGATAATTAAACTTATatacacaggaccttcttcaggtctggccAATGAACTGACCTGGCTTGGTGGCCTTCGTTTGTCCATGAGTTGTATCCTTGAGACGGTTTACGGCCCCTTTTCTCTTCTTCCTGGTAGAGGCTTCAGTATCAGGAACTGGACTCGTTCCTACCAGAACACTGCGGCTGGATTCCACCtctgtccttttcctttttcttccacCACCATCTGTGTACAGGATGATTTGTATTTTAATGGAATTTCATAGACCGTGAGCTGCGTATATTTCTGCTAATGGTAATACTAGACAGGTACATAACATTGATATACTATTTTCTTACGGTAAAGTGCTGTAAAATTTGTTGAAACTGCACTAGTGTCCATAAACAATGTTGCTAAGTAAAGAGCATTTTTGTCCCTTCACTAAAGTCTCATATCAGATTCAAAAGTGGCCTTAAAACAAAAGCAGCTCTAATAAGTAAAACTTCAGCAGGAGTGTATGGACTGACCTGTATGTTTAGAGCGCTGCTCCATCGTTTTCTGAGTGTTTTCGTTCATTGAACTCTCAAGTTGTACAGTTTTGAAGTTCTGCATCACTACCCTCatttattgtgacatcataatgaGCTTGTTGCCACGGTGATGTACTGACATCTAGACATGGGCCATGTATactctatatgtatgtatagaaatgtgtgtgtgtgagagagagagagagagagagagagatgcacccattgctgacacagatgtgcaaatgcacacacacagcttgtctagtccctgtggagaaatactgccaacaaaataggactctatggagcagataaatgtaGGTGCGGAAGTAATCAGTCTCATAAAATAACTGTTAGAATTAGTGTCAGTGCATACCCATGATTATGGGATAGACATGGGATTTAGGCCTGTATGACACGTAGGCCGTAGCTTGTGTTTCATATGatcaacatttatttacatcatTGCTTTACTGAGCCTATAAATTGGAGACATGTTCATCCACTAAGACTGTCACTAAAAGTTATAGCGAGATCATATGAAACACAAGCTACGGCCTACGTGTCATACAGGCCTAAATCCCATGTCTATCCCATAATCATGGGTATGCACTGACACTGATTCTAACAGTCCCCCCTTTGATTCCTAAGGAATCATGAGGTTCAGTGCATGAGACAGAACATAAGTCAAACATCAGTGTATGCGGAGTCTGCTTGggcaggaaaagaaaaattacccttaaaaaaaacccttcaaattaaatcatgaattaatatttttaacattttctcaATACAACAACTGGCCAAGGGGAGCTCCCTTGAATAAAAGTGTCCCTGTGGGGCAGTCCCAAAAATAATTTAACACAGTACTTCTATGTGTGCGTATGTAAAAGTGTTTAGTCTTCTGTCTTTTGTGACGCCTCTGGAGTGGGTGACTTCTTTAACCGACTTGCGCGTGATGAAGTCGTCAGTACAGCTGTCCTTGTCACCGCGATCACGGTCGTAGGTGGGCCATATGCAGCTTCACCAACCTTTCGTGGATTGAATGTTCTAACCAAGACTGTGTCACCTGGAATAAACAGGTGAGTAGGCACCTTGGAAATAAACAAAGGACCTTGGTCTGAGTCAATCACTAGTGAGATTCCGTATCAGGGTATGATTTCTTTTGACAAAATCTTGACCACCGTGCGAGCATCTTCTCTGGAACAAGGAAAAGCTTCAACCCATTTTGAAAATCTGTCTACAATGACAAGTAGATACTTAagatactttactacctcactggactctatttattacacattgcacaatttgcacactaccgtcaattatttattattctctggtctgtactgtgttgtgttgtctgtccgcacttgtttgtttgtgttgcacttgtgtcttgtatgcactgtctatgttgcacgatggtcctggaggaacgttgtttcgtttcactgtgtactctgtatgtagttgaaatgacaataaaacccacttgacttgacttgacttgacttaagcTGACCACAAGGCGGCATGTGTGTAAAATCTATCTGCAGACACTGAAAAGGATAATCTGGTGCAGGTAAAGCGTCATGTTTAGCCTGAGTCTTACCTTGATTACTTCTTGCACGTCAAACAACTACTTAACAAGAGTTTGGTTGTTTTACATATATCAGGGATACAAAACTGTTTCTAGATATTAGCTATCACCCCCCGTTTGGGCGACATTAAATACCATGAATACCATGAAATACCATGACAATAGCGCACAAGAAAAGGCAGAACAGATTTAGGGAGGGCTATCCGGCCCTGGTCATTCCTAATCAATCCTCCATCTGCACCCATTGACACCCAAAAGACACAGTCTTGAGGAGTGGCCTGTAAATGCAAAAAGAGCAAGACAATATAATTTCAGAACAAGTTTAGGAGAAAACATTGAAAAGGTCTCTTCAGTGACTGAGGCTTGAGGGCATAAAGAAGTATTAACTCAGCCCAGCCTCATCCGCTAG
Coding sequences within it:
- the LOC140556619 gene encoding serine/threonine-protein kinase pim-1-like encodes the protein MQNFKTVQLESSMNENTQKTMEQRSKHTDGGGRKRKRTEVESSRSVLVGTSPVPDTEASTRKKRKGAVNRLKDTTHGQTKATKPDTFDDLYIFGRKLGEGGFGTVFAGTRLTDLLQVAIKFVTKQEGDLYVQSVSPDDSKSVPAEVALMQTMSEPPVSNIIKLIDWFDEPERYILILERPHPCMDLDAFIDNFGGSITEDMARNLMIQAVGAAKNCHKRGVLHRDIKTENFLINTDTLKLKLIDFGCGDWVRKAGHTHYAGTFEFRAPWNTGLKRRYHARPATVWSLGVLLFRVVCGFLPFRNGLDILEGLLCFEDGLSTECCNLISWCLQYKPSRRPTFQQILQHSWFQCSESA